A single window of Providencia alcalifaciens DNA harbors:
- a CDS encoding phage holin family protein: MEQSPRQGPAKRVLDSLQRIAGIAVNMVETRIQLIAVELEEEKLNLVQLLLLAGLTLLFSAFGLMCLIGLIFWSVDPVYRYQAFAITTGTLILLAIIFAIWTLKKAKQSTLLSATREQLRNDAKALAGTDDEQK, translated from the coding sequence ATGGAACAGTCACCGCGTCAAGGGCCCGCTAAGCGGGTTCTAGATTCCCTGCAAAGAATTGCGGGTATCGCCGTTAATATGGTTGAAACCCGCATTCAACTTATTGCAGTAGAATTAGAAGAAGAGAAACTCAACCTTGTTCAGTTATTATTACTCGCAGGGCTGACTCTTCTATTTTCTGCATTTGGTCTGATGTGCCTTATTGGGCTTATTTTTTGGTCTGTGGATCCCGTCTATCGTTATCAGGCTTTTGCTATCACGACCGGAACACTGATTTTACTCGCGATTATCTTTGCTATTTGGACGTTAAAAAAAGCGAAACAGTCCACGCTGCTAAGTGCAACCCGTGAACAACTTCGCAATGATGCTAAAGCACTGGCAGGAACCGATGATGAGCAAAAGTAA
- a CDS encoding DUF4312 family protein, with translation MKKSIETTVRVTGQGDTKQKAIADALNSIQKTVLKNSTDIILRIEPKDVEVVSAHSHSRTEKFLFLFLPRKREHFRVVLDVSLDVTLLSVNEIPFTEQ, from the coding sequence ATGAAAAAATCTATCGAAACGACCGTACGGGTGACAGGGCAAGGCGACACAAAGCAAAAAGCGATTGCTGACGCCTTAAATTCGATTCAAAAAACCGTACTTAAGAACAGCACCGACATCATTCTGCGGATAGAACCCAAGGATGTTGAGGTTGTTAGTGCTCACTCTCATTCGCGGACAGAAAAGTTTCTCTTTCTCTTTTTGCCACGCAAACGTGAACATTTTCGAGTTGTTCTCGACGTTTCGCTGGATGTTACCTTACTTTCTGTCAACGAAATTCCATTTACAGAACAATAA
- a CDS encoding LysR family transcriptional regulator, producing MSKERALTLESLRVMDAIDRRGSFAAAAEELGRVPSALSYTMQKLEEELDVILFDRSGHRTKFTNVGRMLLERGRVLLEAADKLTSDAEALAKGWETHLTIVCEALVPAESLFPLVDKLAEKSDTQLSLITEVLAGAWERLESGRADIVIAPDMHFRSSSEINSKVLYTLNHIYVASPNHPIHQEPEPLSETTRVKYRGIAVADTARERPVITVQLLDKQQRLTVSSIEDKRKALIAGLGVATMPYPLVEKDIKEGRLQVVGAEFSHESNMIMAWRRDSMGEAKSWCLREIPKLFRS from the coding sequence ATGAGCAAAGAGAGAGCATTAACACTTGAGTCGTTAAGGGTGATGGATGCAATCGATAGGCGTGGCAGCTTTGCAGCAGCGGCGGAAGAGCTAGGTCGCGTTCCTTCGGCATTGAGCTATACCATGCAGAAGTTAGAAGAAGAACTTGATGTTATTTTGTTTGACCGTTCAGGACATCGCACTAAGTTTACCAATGTGGGGCGCATGCTATTAGAGCGTGGGCGCGTGTTGCTTGAAGCCGCAGATAAACTCACATCGGATGCGGAGGCGCTAGCTAAAGGTTGGGAAACCCATCTGACTATTGTGTGTGAAGCGCTGGTTCCGGCAGAGTCTTTATTCCCGCTGGTGGATAAACTGGCTGAGAAATCCGACACCCAACTCTCTTTAATTACTGAGGTGCTAGCAGGAGCATGGGAGCGACTTGAATCAGGGCGTGCGGATATTGTTATCGCACCAGATATGCATTTTCGCTCATCCTCTGAAATTAATTCCAAAGTGCTATATACCTTGAACCATATTTATGTGGCAAGCCCGAACCATCCTATTCACCAAGAGCCAGAACCGCTTTCTGAAACCACACGCGTGAAATACCGAGGTATTGCGGTGGCAGATACCGCTCGTGAACGCCCAGTGATCACCGTGCAACTGCTGGATAAACAACAAAGATTGACGGTATCGAGCATTGAAGATAAGCGCAAGGCGCTGATTGCAGGGCTAGGGGTGGCGACAATGCCATACCCGCTGGTGGAGAAAGATATTAAGGAAGGACGTCTACAAGTGGTGGGGGCGGAATTTAGTCATGAGTCGAATATGATTATGGCGTGGCGACGCGATAGTATGGGGGAGGCGAAGTCGTGGTGTCTTCGGGAAATCCCTAAACTGTTTAGATCTTGA
- a CDS encoding BglG family transcription antiterminator produces MALFILQRHNQIFSRILNEVVPQDELAKQFSVSTRTIRSDINEINELIKDHSAHVVYERGRGYRLKIENDEVFSAFTKLNDKNNQIPRTSKERIDALLLKLLMLSLPVKLDDIAEEWFVSRSTIQQDMGAVREHLHRYQVQLESIPHQGIRLNGSEWAIRACMTEALWRQFSEQITPDLATFTPESLDNLDLTYIDKVVHNSLNRFDIRISNEGHLYLVFNCAVTILRITRGHELTANVNNEELEEVITQACDEISKGLIYFLGNDLSPAELSFLHDQIIAQRISNQHASTQKHHHHNELSEYILNYINELYNYDLRNDEKLKKDLNTHLSALMTRLQYHISTPNPLLSDIKQYYPFAYDVTLSALTSASKQLLPHPINEDELGYLAVHIGVSLERNYGAGSARQTEVLVVTDAGNSTFRVVESKIMREFPQLKFSRGLTLQEYESLDEVAEDFVITTVRISEKNKPVIKIAPFPTPYQLEQVGRLAMVDQTRPYIIERFFDERFFMVINEKISQETLFKTVCQKLQLEGYVTADFYPSLQERESIVSTLLGEGIALPHSLGLLANKTIVTTILAPQGIEWNKETKENAYVIFLLAISKTDYEEAMAIYDLFVTFVKEKTTRRLVNVKNFNEFQAIAKDSLARIL; encoded by the coding sequence GTGGCTTTATTCATTTTGCAGCGACACAATCAAATTTTCTCTCGGATCCTCAATGAGGTTGTCCCTCAAGATGAATTAGCGAAACAATTTTCCGTTTCCACACGCACCATTCGTTCAGATATCAATGAAATCAACGAATTAATTAAAGACCATAGCGCTCATGTTGTGTATGAGCGTGGGCGTGGGTATCGATTAAAAATCGAAAATGATGAGGTTTTTTCTGCATTTACTAAGCTTAATGACAAAAATAACCAGATCCCGCGCACCAGCAAAGAGCGTATTGATGCCCTATTGCTCAAACTCTTAATGCTGTCCCTACCCGTCAAGCTCGATGATATTGCCGAAGAGTGGTTTGTCAGCCGCAGTACCATTCAGCAAGATATGGGAGCCGTTCGGGAGCATCTTCATCGCTACCAAGTACAATTGGAGAGCATTCCCCATCAAGGGATCCGTTTAAATGGTAGTGAGTGGGCTATTCGTGCTTGTATGACCGAAGCACTCTGGCGGCAGTTTAGCGAGCAAATCACCCCCGACCTCGCCACATTCACTCCAGAAAGCCTAGACAATCTAGATTTAACCTATATCGATAAAGTGGTTCATAACAGTTTGAATCGCTTTGATATTCGTATCAGCAATGAAGGTCATCTTTATCTTGTATTTAACTGCGCCGTCACTATTTTGCGTATTACTCGCGGCCATGAACTCACTGCCAACGTCAATAACGAAGAGTTAGAAGAAGTCATTACTCAGGCCTGTGATGAAATTTCTAAAGGGCTAATTTACTTCCTTGGTAATGATTTATCCCCAGCTGAATTAAGCTTTTTACACGACCAAATCATCGCGCAGCGTATCAGTAACCAGCATGCATCAACACAAAAGCATCATCATCACAATGAGTTATCTGAATACATCTTAAATTATATCAATGAGTTGTATAACTATGATTTGCGTAATGATGAAAAGCTAAAGAAAGATCTCAATACCCATCTTTCAGCCTTAATGACTCGCCTTCAATACCATATTTCCACCCCAAACCCGCTGCTTTCGGACATCAAACAGTATTATCCATTTGCTTACGATGTCACGTTAAGCGCCTTAACCAGCGCCAGTAAGCAGCTGCTTCCACATCCCATTAATGAAGATGAACTGGGTTACTTAGCGGTGCACATTGGGGTTAGCCTTGAACGAAATTATGGAGCAGGCTCCGCACGCCAGACGGAAGTGTTAGTGGTCACTGATGCGGGAAACTCCACCTTTCGCGTGGTGGAATCCAAAATCATGCGCGAATTTCCTCAGCTCAAATTTAGCCGAGGGTTAACACTGCAAGAGTATGAATCGTTGGATGAAGTCGCAGAAGACTTTGTAATAACCACCGTACGGATCTCTGAGAAGAATAAACCGGTTATTAAAATTGCACCTTTTCCAACCCCCTACCAGCTCGAACAAGTGGGCCGCTTAGCGATGGTGGATCAGACTCGCCCCTATATTATTGAGCGCTTCTTCGACGAGCGTTTCTTTATGGTTATCAATGAAAAAATTAGCCAAGAGACGCTGTTCAAAACCGTCTGCCAGAAACTGCAACTAGAGGGTTATGTCACCGCAGATTTTTACCCGTCACTGCAAGAGCGGGAATCGATTGTCTCGACATTGCTGGGCGAAGGGATCGCCCTTCCTCACTCTTTGGGGTTACTTGCCAATAAAACTATCGTGACCACTATCCTTGCCCCGCAAGGCATCGAGTGGAATAAAGAGACCAAAGAGAACGCCTATGTGATTTTCTTATTGGCAATCAGTAAAACTGACTATGAAGAAGCCATGGCAATTTATGATTTATTTGTTACCTTCGTCAAAGAGAAAACCACCCGTCGCCTAGTGAATGTCAAAAATTTCAATGAGTTCCAAGCAATCGCTAAAGATAGTCTCGCGCGAATTTTATAG
- a CDS encoding TerC family protein: MNSVGNPVLWGSFAVMILVMLLIDMFWQGKHKGQAMSMKQAAGWSILWVTLSLIFAGGLWWYFNDTAGPEVANTQTMAFLTGYLLEKALAVDNVFVWLMLFGYFAIPANLQRRVLVYGVLGAIVLRTIMIFAGSWLVTQFSWILYIFGAFLLFTGIKMAFAKEDDSPINEKPLVKWVRSHLRMTDELHGEKFFIKKNGLLFATPLILVLILVEISDVIFAVDSIPAIFAVTTDPFIVLTSNLFAILGLRAMYFLLAGVAEKFSMLKYGLAIILSFIGVKMLLMDIFHIPTAVSLGTVAAILILTLVVNTIVNKRNEAKKLINE, translated from the coding sequence ATGAACTCTGTTGGAAATCCCGTTTTATGGGGCAGCTTTGCTGTCATGATCCTTGTGATGTTACTCATCGACATGTTTTGGCAAGGAAAACATAAAGGTCAGGCGATGTCGATGAAGCAAGCAGCGGGTTGGAGCATCTTGTGGGTGACTCTGTCGCTGATTTTTGCGGGCGGCCTATGGTGGTACTTTAATGATACCGCTGGACCTGAAGTCGCGAACACGCAAACTATGGCATTCTTAACCGGTTATCTGTTAGAAAAAGCCCTTGCTGTGGATAACGTGTTTGTTTGGTTAATGCTATTTGGTTATTTTGCTATTCCGGCAAACTTACAGCGTCGCGTACTTGTTTACGGGGTGCTTGGGGCGATTGTCCTGCGTACCATTATGATTTTCGCAGGTAGCTGGTTAGTCACGCAATTTAGCTGGATCCTCTATATTTTCGGTGCATTTTTACTGTTCACGGGGATCAAAATGGCGTTCGCGAAAGAGGATGATTCGCCAATAAATGAAAAGCCATTAGTCAAATGGGTGCGTTCACACTTACGCATGACGGATGAGCTGCATGGTGAAAAATTCTTTATTAAAAAGAATGGATTGCTGTTTGCTACCCCATTAATTTTGGTTCTGATCTTAGTGGAAATCAGCGATGTTATCTTTGCGGTAGACAGTATTCCCGCAATCTTTGCTGTGACCACCGACCCGTTTATCGTATTAACGTCTAACCTGTTTGCGATTTTAGGTTTACGAGCAATGTACTTCTTATTAGCGGGTGTTGCTGAGAAATTCTCAATGCTTAAGTACGGTTTAGCTATTATTTTAAGCTTTATCGGCGTGAAGATGTTGCTGATGGATATTTTCCATATTCCTACTGCGGTTTCGTTAGGTACTGTTGCTGCAATTTTAATTCTGACGCTGGTGGTTAATACCATCGTGAATAAGCGTAATGAAGCCAAAAAATTGATTAACGAATAA
- a CDS encoding DoxX family protein — MKNLESGAILLARIMMPILFIVAGYGKLGGAYEGTQQYMQAMGVPGFLLPLTILLELGGGLAVLFGLLTRTTAIFTAVFTFLTAMLFHTNFSVEPNSLMFMKNMTIAGGYILLAVTGPGKFSIDHLLNKKW; from the coding sequence ATGAAAAATTTAGAAAGTGGAGCTATTTTATTAGCACGTATTATGATGCCAATTCTGTTCATCGTTGCAGGTTACGGAAAATTAGGCGGGGCATATGAAGGCACTCAGCAATATATGCAGGCAATGGGCGTCCCAGGCTTTTTACTGCCACTGACAATTTTACTTGAGTTAGGTGGTGGTCTGGCGGTGTTATTCGGACTGTTAACTCGTACAACTGCAATTTTCACTGCTGTGTTCACGTTCTTAACTGCGATGCTGTTCCACACAAATTTCAGCGTTGAGCCAAACAGCTTGATGTTTATGAAAAATATGACCATTGCAGGCGGCTATATTCTGTTAGCAGTGACTGGCCCAGGCAAATTCAGTATCGACCATTTATTAAACAAGAAATGGTAA
- a CDS encoding transcriptional antiterminator: MNESVVVFKMLEDDLDIHQVTQELLAVITDWLKLEGCYTTDVQQQMLESHLRAMVARAKTGEALPEVDISLFDEISSHSIALAQRVVDTLPGLAPEETYLLSVHFEVVRSND, translated from the coding sequence ATGAATGAATCAGTTGTGGTTTTCAAAATGTTAGAAGACGACCTTGATATCCATCAGGTCACACAAGAACTGCTAGCAGTGATTACTGACTGGCTCAAACTGGAGGGTTGCTACACCACAGATGTACAGCAACAAATGCTGGAGTCTCATCTACGTGCCATGGTCGCTCGAGCCAAAACCGGTGAAGCCTTACCGGAAGTAGATATCAGTTTGTTCGATGAAATTTCGAGCCATTCGATTGCATTAGCGCAGCGCGTTGTCGATACCTTGCCGGGGCTTGCGCCAGAAGAGACTTATTTGCTCTCAGTTCACTTTGAAGTTGTTCGTTCTAATGATTAA
- a CDS encoding pirin family protein, with translation MMKLRSVNHCGKADYGWLQARYTFSFGHYFDPDLMGFKTLKVLNQEVLAPDNAFQPRVYPHVDIVNIILQGQAEYRDNIGNTVSAKAGECVSFSPRPDLSYSEHNVSSMTPLTRLQLWLNACPQQESMPPQKLVLTEKDNKLIASPDGDDNSLQLRQKIWISQIYLEPNESKTLALRGKNAYLQSIHGGLQVRGKESQSLSMSCNDGLFIQDENSLMLTSDRVFRGLLIDLGESL, from the coding sequence ATGATGAAATTAAGATCAGTTAACCATTGTGGGAAAGCAGACTACGGTTGGTTACAAGCACGCTATACTTTTTCGTTTGGTCACTATTTTGATCCAGACTTAATGGGCTTTAAAACCCTAAAAGTGCTCAATCAGGAAGTACTTGCGCCAGATAATGCTTTTCAACCAAGAGTTTATCCTCATGTTGATATTGTGAACATCATCCTGCAAGGTCAAGCTGAATACCGCGATAACATAGGTAACACCGTCAGTGCAAAAGCAGGGGAATGCGTCAGCTTTTCGCCTCGTCCTGACCTAAGTTACAGTGAACATAACGTCAGTTCGATGACACCATTAACACGGCTTCAACTGTGGTTAAATGCCTGCCCACAGCAGGAGTCCATGCCGCCACAAAAATTAGTGCTAACAGAGAAAGATAACAAGCTTATCGCATCACCTGATGGGGACGATAATAGCCTACAACTTCGCCAAAAAATTTGGATAAGCCAGATTTATCTTGAGCCTAATGAATCGAAAACCCTCGCATTACGAGGTAAAAATGCCTATCTGCAATCCATTCATGGTGGTTTACAGGTTAGAGGTAAAGAATCACAGTCTTTATCAATGAGCTGTAACGACGGCTTATTTATCCAAGATGAGAATTCCCTAATGCTCACCAGCGACCGAGTATTTAGAGGTTTATTAATTGATTTAGGGGAATCGTTGTAA
- a CDS encoding SFCGS family glycine-rich protein: MKQIVIVIGDRLGKGQKVAAGVEAAGGKAIVVPGVAADMKLGDVMNQEQADLGISFCGSGGAGAITAQTKYGYKARYGMRSIEEGETAIAEGCNVLGFGFMDKEELGERLVKAFNKKYGNA; the protein is encoded by the coding sequence ATGAAACAGATAGTTATTGTTATCGGCGATCGTTTAGGTAAAGGGCAAAAAGTGGCTGCGGGCGTTGAAGCGGCCGGCGGAAAAGCCATCGTTGTTCCCGGTGTCGCTGCTGACATGAAACTGGGGGATGTGATGAACCAAGAACAAGCTGATCTTGGCATTTCATTCTGTGGTAGCGGTGGTGCAGGTGCCATTACAGCTCAAACCAAATATGGCTACAAAGCGCGTTATGGGATGCGTTCGATTGAAGAGGGAGAAACCGCCATTGCTGAAGGTTGCAATGTTTTAGGTTTCGGTTTTATGGACAAGGAAGAGTTAGGCGAGCGCTTAGTTAAAGCTTTTAATAAAAAATACGGCAACGCTTAA
- a CDS encoding YqjK-like family protein: protein MSKSKRQLLAERKSRLVSDIEQQRILLSASKKEWLQATAPYDRAWQTLMAFRPIVIAATGLISIFTLKHPNRFISLSKKAIATWGLIRTLRSSLDSSSQK from the coding sequence ATGAGCAAAAGTAAACGTCAGTTACTTGCAGAAAGAAAATCACGCTTAGTCTCTGATATTGAGCAGCAGCGCATTCTGTTATCGGCCAGTAAGAAAGAGTGGCTACAAGCCACTGCCCCTTATGACCGAGCTTGGCAAACCCTTATGGCCTTTCGCCCAATTGTTATCGCAGCGACGGGTCTTATCTCCATTTTTACCTTAAAACACCCCAATCGATTTATTTCATTGAGCAAAAAAGCCATTGCGACTTGGGGCCTTATTCGTACCCTAAGAAGCAGCTTAGACAGTTCAAGCCAGAAATAG
- a CDS encoding DUF4311 domain-containing protein: MSETASFLEILGMSLIIGGLCGFGLGAGAARMFHAPTIQGMGAFRTLGELNACEGDPASHFSFGLGFFFNAWASSVAAGAFTQDVDHRIIPNWGAAALLTKNRSVADTLHNPKKMAIACAIIGALVVAFLNTTASAVPAALQTTAINVLVPAANLLVNTVMPVIFWLAAMDAGRRSGFWATLFGGCAQLIMGNAIPGLVLGILIGKGVDDNGWNRITRTMMITVVLLFVLSGFFREFDLKMITSFNLDKPLWLEYVHGLLSGK; encoded by the coding sequence ATGAGTGAAACTGCATCTTTCTTAGAAATATTGGGCATGTCCCTCATTATCGGCGGTCTCTGCGGCTTTGGTTTAGGCGCAGGGGCGGCACGTATGTTCCATGCCCCGACCATTCAAGGGATGGGGGCATTCCGTACCCTTGGTGAGTTAAACGCGTGTGAGGGCGACCCCGCATCACACTTCTCATTCGGCTTAGGATTCTTCTTCAACGCATGGGCATCATCGGTCGCTGCGGGTGCCTTCACCCAAGACGTTGACCACCGTATCATCCCTAACTGGGGTGCCGCGGCTCTATTAACTAAAAACCGCAGTGTGGCAGATACCCTGCATAACCCGAAAAAAATGGCGATTGCCTGTGCCATTATCGGGGCATTGGTGGTCGCCTTCTTAAATACCACGGCGTCCGCAGTACCAGCCGCGCTACAAACCACCGCGATCAACGTACTGGTTCCGGCTGCTAACTTACTGGTTAACACCGTGATGCCAGTGATTTTCTGGCTAGCTGCGATGGATGCAGGTCGTCGTTCCGGTTTCTGGGCAACCTTATTTGGTGGCTGCGCCCAATTAATCATGGGTAACGCTATCCCAGGCTTAGTGTTAGGCATCTTGATTGGTAAAGGCGTGGATGACAATGGCTGGAACCGTATCACTCGTACCATGATGATTACCGTTGTTCTGCTGTTCGTTCTCAGTGGTTTCTTCCGTGAGTTTGACCTGAAGATGATCACCTCTTTCAACTTAGACAAACCACTGTGGCTTGAATATGTCCACGGACTGCTGAGCGGGAAATAA
- a CDS encoding DUF883 family protein, protein MSSNHSSEDLRAELKSLADSLESILNSTQDKSKEEIENLKAKAREALSSSKAKLGQASDKITEQTKEIAGQADCYVRENPWKSVGIGAAVGVVLGMLLTKR, encoded by the coding sequence ATGTCATCCAATCATTCTTCTGAAGATCTACGTGCTGAACTTAAATCACTCGCAGACTCTCTCGAATCCATTCTGAATAGTACTCAAGACAAATCAAAAGAAGAGATCGAAAACTTAAAGGCGAAAGCCCGTGAAGCCCTCTCCTCTTCAAAAGCTAAACTCGGTCAAGCCAGTGATAAAATCACCGAGCAAACCAAAGAAATTGCAGGCCAAGCAGATTGCTATGTGCGTGAAAATCCATGGAAAAGCGTGGGTATTGGCGCAGCCGTCGGTGTGGTCTTAGGCATGCTGCTCACTAAGCGCTAA
- a CDS encoding DUF4310 family protein: MTTEINKQDFWYAEWSFPIFVGLLSAGIFAGTHMYVVYGFGAFNEVAFVAMLRAGLDTGVYGAVAAFGASFLFARIIEGSLVGILDIGGALQTGIGLGVPALFLAAGWDILVTNFWISLITGLFLGVLIGLIIVFARKFTIAQANSTFGADVMMGAGNTSGRFLGPLIILAAMAASIPIGIGALIGALIFYVWQKPVAGGAILGAMLFGYFFPLAA, from the coding sequence ATGACAACTGAAATCAACAAACAAGACTTTTGGTACGCAGAATGGTCTTTCCCTATCTTTGTTGGGCTGTTATCCGCAGGGATCTTCGCGGGTACCCATATGTACGTCGTGTACGGGTTCGGCGCATTTAACGAAGTGGCTTTCGTCGCCATGTTACGCGCTGGGCTAGATACTGGGGTTTACGGTGCCGTCGCCGCCTTCGGTGCAAGCTTCCTGTTTGCACGGATAATCGAAGGGTCACTAGTGGGGATTTTGGATATCGGTGGCGCACTACAAACCGGTATTGGCTTAGGGGTTCCCGCACTATTTTTAGCCGCAGGCTGGGATATTTTAGTCACCAACTTCTGGATCTCCCTGATCACGGGTTTATTCCTTGGTGTACTTATCGGCTTAATTATCGTGTTCGCCCGTAAGTTTACCATTGCACAAGCTAACTCCACATTCGGTGCGGACGTCATGATGGGCGCAGGTAACACATCAGGTCGTTTCTTGGGCCCATTAATTATCCTTGCCGCAATGGCCGCATCTATTCCGATTGGTATCGGCGCTCTGATTGGTGCTCTGATTTTCTATGTATGGCAAAAACCGGTAGCGGGTGGTGCGATTTTAGGTGCGATGTTGTTCGGGTATTTCTTCCCACTTGCCGCCTAG
- a CDS encoding amidohydrolase/deacetylase family metallohydrolase, with protein MYSLIIKQGKRIDGSIIDILIKDGKIEAAGPELSHNQHAEKIIDLEGKLYVSAGWIDSHAHCFTESPIYFDEPDLAGAAGGVTSLIDAGSVGADDIDRFYRLTTQSKTNVFSLLNISRIGIIAQNELSNMDNIDDVSFQAALERHPGFVVGMKARMSKSVVGENGIAPLIRAKEMQKKHHLPLMVHIGNNPPNIDEVADLLTRGDIITHCFNGKPNKILGDDGYLKPSIARALARGVILDVGHGGESFSFKVAEQAMRIGTYPDIISSDIYHRNRVNGPVYSLAFVMTKFLCMGFSAEQILRCVTEKAADLLSLPAKGYLRPGFDADITLFDLKEEPTELTDAEGEHRIGTHRFVPVAAIVGGKHIIPAQGESEHAINL; from the coding sequence ATGTACTCACTAATCATCAAACAGGGCAAACGTATCGATGGTTCAATCATCGATATTCTAATCAAAGACGGAAAAATCGAAGCTGCGGGTCCTGAGCTTTCCCACAATCAGCACGCTGAGAAAATCATTGATCTTGAAGGTAAGCTGTATGTTAGCGCTGGGTGGATTGATTCTCACGCCCACTGTTTTACTGAGTCACCGATTTACTTCGATGAGCCTGATCTCGCCGGTGCCGCTGGCGGTGTCACCTCACTGATTGATGCTGGCAGTGTTGGTGCTGATGATATTGACAGGTTTTATAGGCTAACCACTCAGTCCAAAACTAATGTCTTCTCTCTGCTGAATATTTCTCGCATTGGCATTATTGCTCAGAATGAGCTGTCCAACATGGACAATATCGATGATGTGAGTTTCCAAGCCGCACTTGAGCGCCACCCGGGTTTTGTGGTTGGCATGAAAGCACGCATGAGTAAAAGTGTGGTTGGTGAAAATGGCATTGCCCCGCTCATCCGCGCAAAAGAGATGCAGAAAAAACACCATCTTCCATTAATGGTACACATTGGGAATAACCCGCCCAATATTGATGAAGTCGCAGATTTGCTGACTCGCGGGGATATTATTACCCACTGCTTTAATGGCAAACCAAATAAAATTTTAGGGGATGACGGATACCTAAAACCGTCGATTGCCCGTGCCCTCGCCCGTGGCGTGATCCTCGATGTGGGTCACGGCGGTGAAAGCTTTAGCTTCAAAGTCGCAGAGCAAGCCATGCGAATTGGCACCTATCCAGACATTATCAGCTCAGACATCTATCACCGTAACCGCGTGAATGGGCCCGTATATAGCCTCGCTTTTGTGATGACGAAATTCCTGTGTATGGGCTTTAGCGCCGAACAAATTTTGCGTTGTGTCACTGAAAAAGCCGCGGATTTACTGTCTCTTCCTGCTAAAGGTTATTTAAGACCGGGCTTTGATGCAGACATCACCCTATTTGACCTGAAAGAAGAACCGACTGAGCTGACGGATGCCGAAGGCGAGCATCGCATCGGTACCCATCGTTTTGTTCCTGTTGCTGCCATCGTTGGTGGAAAGCACATTATTCCTGCACAAGGCGAATCTGAACATGCAATCAATCTATGA
- a CDS encoding DedA family protein: protein MELVRELFFALWHQDYETLSNPSLIWSIYFMLFMILLLENGVLPAAFLPGDSLLILVGVLIAKGALSYPLTLVILTAGASIGCWVGYIQGRWLGNTKIVKGWLSHLPEHYHQRAHGLFHRHGLAALLIGRFLAFVRTLLPTIAGLAGLQNGRFQLFNWLSGLLWVLILTAIGYGFGKSPIFQQYEHQIMNVLMLIPVGLLILGLIGSIGVVIKKKFSRK from the coding sequence ATGGAATTAGTTAGAGAACTTTTTTTCGCCCTTTGGCACCAAGATTACGAAACCTTATCTAACCCATCGTTGATATGGTCGATTTATTTCATGCTGTTCATGATCCTTTTATTGGAGAACGGCGTGCTCCCAGCTGCTTTTTTACCTGGTGATAGTTTACTGATCCTTGTTGGCGTACTCATCGCAAAAGGTGCGCTTAGCTACCCATTAACCTTAGTGATTTTAACTGCGGGGGCTAGTATTGGTTGCTGGGTGGGTTATATCCAAGGTCGCTGGCTAGGTAATACAAAAATTGTCAAAGGCTGGTTATCACACCTCCCCGAACACTATCATCAGCGTGCCCATGGGCTATTCCATCGTCACGGCCTTGCCGCGCTACTGATTGGTCGATTCCTTGCATTTGTTAGAACATTACTACCAACCATCGCAGGGCTTGCAGGCTTGCAAAACGGGCGTTTCCAACTGTTTAACTGGTTAAGTGGGCTCCTTTGGGTGCTAATTTTGACCGCTATCGGCTACGGTTTCGGCAAAAGCCCTATTTTCCAGCAATATGAGCATCAAATTATGAATGTCTTGATGCTTATCCCAGTTGGGTTATTAATCTTAGGTCTGATTGGCAGCATCGGTGTTGTCATCAAGAAAAAATTCTCCCGCAAATAA